In Macaca mulatta isolate MMU2019108-1 chromosome 16, T2T-MMU8v2.0, whole genome shotgun sequence, the sequence GCAGGCACCCAGAGTTTTGCGTAAACACTGAGTAGAAGGGGTGGCCAGGGGCAGGGTGCCAGTGGGGGTGGAATCGGAGGCTGGGTGGAGGGAGAGCAAGAGGCTGTTTCAGTCTGTTGGAAATAAGAAAATCGAGACAAAAATATCACAGCCGTGAAACTGGTTGGATGCCAAGTGAGCCAGATCTGTCAGGAATTCGACCCGGCGCTAAGCCCCAGTGCTCGGGGCTGTCATTGACACCATGGCGGTGGGGACAAGTGGGGCTTAAAATAGCTTGGTGTCTCAGAAGTGGGGGAGGCAGAATGTTAAATATGACGCCTGCTGCCATCCTGGGCTCCTCCAGAGGCCACAATGTCTCACCCCCTGCCTCAGGCAGGGCAGGCCAGTCCCAGCTCACTCCTGacagaagagagagaggtggATGAAGACGGAGAAgctgagagaaggaagagaaaggtggATGAAGACGGAGAAgctgagagaagggagagaaaggtgGGTGAAGACGGAGAAgctgagagaagggagagaaaggtgGATAAAACGGAGAAGGAGGGCTTTTTCCACCATCCCAAAGGATCCCTTGATTTCCCGCCATTGCCTGTTCCACTAGCTCTTGTCTGACCATGGGAAGTCCTTCCTGAAGTCTAATCATCATTCTACTACAGCCGCAACCTACCTCTTCttaacagaggaagagaagaatcGGTCCCCACCTACACAAACCACTCTACAGAGATGGTTTGGGCTTCCCACCACTTCACCCTCTTCTCTCTATACCTGAGGACCTTTCCTGACTGGATGAAGGCCTGGGGAATTGGTTTGGCGTTCCAGCATTGGCACATGGCAGGGGCCCCTGCTCCGTAAAGTCAAAGACACATGGTATGTGGAGCTTTGGTGggctccccaccccctgccaggCTGCCCCCCAGCCCAAGCCCAGGCCTAAATGGCAAGGCAAGGGCTGCTTTCTTGTGCCAATGTTATCAAGAGCCCTGATGGGGGGCAGGGTCTCCTCATTTCCCAGAGGCAAAGCTGAGGTACCCTTCCCCAAGACTTAGCCCGGAGTGGGTGAGGGACCTTGCCTTCCTACCCTCACCCCAACAGAAATCAGGAGCCTCAGTGCCCCAGAAGGCCCAGGTCAAAGTCCACTGCCACATCCTCCATATAGCTCAGGATCCCTCCCTCCTGCAGAAACTCACAGGGCAACTGGAAACAAGAGCAACTGGGAAAACCAAACTAGGCTATCCACAGGAGTGTGGGTTCTGAGGCTTTGCCCCTCGAAGGCCTAGTGAGAGCATGACGGGATCCCATGTCCCAGAACCCCATATTCCATAAGACACACAGGCCCCTGTGTACCCTAGGATACACAGGCCCCACTATCTGCCTTCTACCACCCCAACATCCAACATCTCCTGCTTTTTCtgttcggttttttttttttgagatggagtctcgcccagttgcccaggctgaagtgcagtggcgcaaccttggctcactctaacctccgcctcctgggtttaagcaattatcatgtttcagcctcccgggtagctgggattacaggcacccaccaccacgcctggctaatttttgtatttttagtagaggcggggtttcaccatgttagccaggctggtcttaactcctgacctcagatgatccacctgcctcggcctcccaaagtgctgggattacagacatgagccaccatgcctggccatctccTGCTTTTTCTCTAGGGTCCCTAGTCACATTGGACTGCAGGCTACCCTGGGGAAGTGTGACCCCCCTCTTCAAGAAGGAAGCTGAGTTGCAGATACCATTGAGGTGAAAGATCCGAGAATCAGGGACGACAAGACTAGAGCTGTGAAGTGACCCCTGGCCTCTGGCACATGCTAAAAGGCAAGGGGTGGGACCCTCTGAGGTCCCCTCAGGCCTGTGGGCTATCTGAGGAGGCTCTAAGCTTCTTCAGAGTTCAGGCAGGGCTGTCCCATGCTCTCTAGTTGAGGTGGGGACAAGGGGGTGGTACCTGCTGTGGGCCCAGACAAGCAGTGTCCGTGGAAGAACCCCAAAGGAGAGGAGACAGGTGTAACCTCCTCAGTTTCCCTGCCCTTCCTGCTTTCTTAGCCAGGACTAAATTTGCTTCGCTCCGAGAGGCCTACACAGGAAGTGGTGGCTTTATCTCACCCAGCCTATGACAGTGTGTGCCGATGCCAGGCCCTGCCTATATCAGAGCCCCTAGCCCTCAGCCTGGCACTCAGGGGCCTCTCTGCTCCATCTAGTCTTCTTCTACCCCCATTCACACAGCTACAATGGGGCCAAGGTTTCCTGGAATGCTGGAATTCAATCCCCTGTCCCCACACATGTATGTGTCTAAGCCTTGCCAGGCCTGCAAGTCCCAGATTAaacctctcctcctccccaggcttCCCTGGCCTGGCAGACTTCCTCAGTTAGAGGACATGGTCTCCCCACCTCACAACTCCCAGGGCTCTCTACCGGAGCACCCCTTGACTCTGCCTGCTGTCCGCTGCCCAGGCTGCCCAGACCTGCACCTCCCACTATGCTTAGCTCCCTGGGGCAGGAGGTTCAGCCCCCACAAGTgctaaaccctgtctccaccCCCAGCAAATGCTCCACGAACACTCATCACAGGACATGCAGTGGCCTAGAAGAAGAGCTAAGTTCTCAGGCCCTGGAGCCAGACAGCCCTGGACGCCAACCCTGTCTTCACTCCTTGCTAACTTGTTGTTCATTTTGGGCaagtttttttcccctctgagcCTAACTCAGAGCTCATAAGGGTACCATGAGGATGAAATAAGGaaatgtatgtaaagtgcttCAGACAAGCCTGTCATATGGCTCGTGTTCCTTAACTTATCACAATTATTATTAATAGAATAGGAAGTATTAAGGAAGGTCAATATTTCCCAGAAGTTTATCAACCTCCTTCCCTGACCTCCTTCCCATGCCCACCTCCCAAGTCTAAGGCTCGGCCTGGACTTCGCAGCACACCCCAGCTATCAGCTTTCCTAAGGTTCTAGAGACCTCTGTATCTCCAGATTCCGGGGTCTCCTTCAGTTCTCATGTGCAAAATTCAGGACAGCAGAAGCCTCTCTCCTTCCTGTGCTTGTCCCGGAAGGCACAATCCAAGCACACTATCTCCCAGTTCTCTACCTGCCCCTCCGGCTACTccttctgtctctgtgtctgGCTCATCTTCCTCTAGCCAGCCATTACGTTTTGGGGTTCCCCAGGGCTTTGCCCTAGATCCCTTCTCTTTTCACTAAGTTCTCCTGGGGTGATCTCATCCACACCCACAGCTTCtatcactgtcttttttttttttttttttttaaagacaggtctccctttgtcacccaggctggagcgacAAGAGTACAGTaacaggatcacagctcactgcagcctcgacctcctgggctccagcaatcctcccacctcagcctcctactagctgggaccacaggtatgtgccatcaggcctggcttattttttttgtatttttggtagagacagggtttcgccatgttgcccaggctggtctggaacttgtgagctcaagcaatccgcccacctcagcctcccaaagtactggaaccACAGGTGGgagcaccgcgcccggccccaatcaCTGTCTTATAAGCAGAAACACAAGGGGTCATCCCTTATTCCTCTTCCCTCATCTAATCCACTCTTGAAGTTTGTCAGCATAGCCAAGATGTTGAAAgtgtggactctggagccagatgcCTGGATTCAAACCCTGGCTTGGTGACCTGTGGCTGGACTTAACCTTTTCAgtccttggtttcctcatccataaactggggatgaaaataataatacctataagctgtgttaaataaaaattacgGGAGGCCATTGTTCCAGATTGAGCCCCCACACTACACCCAAGGGAGCAGACCAAAATCAAGTCACTCATGTTAAATTTCACATAATCAAAccgaaactttttttttttttttttgagatggagtttcactcttgttgcacaggctggagtgcaatggcgtgatcttggctcactgcaacctctgcctcccaggttcaagtgattttccttcctcagcctcccaagtatctgggattacaggcatgcaacaccacgcccagctaattttgtatttttagtagagacggggtttctccacgttggtcaggctggtctcgaactcccgacctcaggtgatccgccctcctcggcctcccaaagtgctgggattacaggcatgagtcaccgcacttGACCTTCAAACTGAAACTTTAAGGGAACTGATAGGTTCCAAAACAGCCCACTTTTCCTGAAAACAGGAGCGTCCAGTCTACCCAAGTAAGGAAGTCTCCTCTGCTTTAACCCTTATAAAAAAAACCCTGATGTTAACCAATCAGGTTTCTTTCTATGGTTCCGATTCCTGGTTCCCACCTTACAAAACCCACTGTTCTGCTATTGCCCAGTGGAAATTTGCATTCTATTTTGTAGAATGGAGGCTGCCCCAATTCACGAATCACAAATTAAAGCCAATTGGATCTATAAGTAAGTTTGCTGTAATTTGCCTTTTGCCACTTATTATGGATGAACAAGGTTAACACTTATTAAATGCTTAGAGTGATGCCTGGTAAACAGTATGAGCTATGTACGTATttgttaaggaaataaaataaatttttaaagagttttaatGTCATCTCTAAAACACAGCTCAAGTTTACTTCTCTCCAATGCTCAAGACCCATGCCACCTCTCTAGTCTAGCTACTGGGCCCTGTGCTAAAACTACCAACTGGTCTATTGCATCCACTCCCGCCCCCTCCAATCTGTTCTCTACACAGTAGCCAGAATGAGCTTTCCAAAGGACAAATCTATTCATGAAACCACTTTTCTCCGCAACCCTCATTTAAAATCCCTCCgtaggctgagcgtggtggctcatgcctgtaatcccagcactttgggagggcgaggagggtagatcacgaggtcaggagttcaagaccagcctgaccaacatagtgaaaccccctgtctactaaaaatacaaaaattagccaggcatggtggcacatgcctgtagtcccagctgctcaggaggctgagtcaggagaatcgcttgaactgggaggcagaggttgcagtgaaccaagatagcgccactgcactccagctggggcaacagagtaggactttgtctcaaataaaataaaataaaataaaataaaataaaataaaataaaataaaatccctctGTGCTTCCTGATGCTTTGAGAGTCAAGATCTCCAATGTGAGGCTCTCCATGGCTGGCCACATCCACCACCCATCAGTCTGCCCAGCTCACACCTACTCTCTGATTTCCTGCATGTCAGGCTGCCTGGAACGACCCTCACTCTCTCCCACCTGGGCACTCTCTAAGACTTCTCTTTAGAAGTCTTCCACTACTCTTCTCAAATTTACCTAGTTAACATTCATGCATCCTTCCCACCTTACCTTTAATGCCCCTTCCCcggggaagccttccctgacagCCCCATGCTGGTCTCTGTCTGCCATTACATGCACCCCTGAAGCACCTCTCTCCGACTGCACTTTTCCATAGGTGTACTCTTACATTCAATTGTATGATTAGCACCAGAGGGCAGACTTCTGGATCTCCAGTACCCAGtgaagtgcctggcatatagtaggtactcaacaCCTGAGTGAATGGCTTCCGTGACAGCAGGAAGGTGAGTGAGTGGAAATTTTTTCCTTAAGGCTTACAGGGGTAGCTCTGACCTAGAGACATCCATTGCACCCTTTTATTCTCATGCCCTTCCCAAGGCTTTCATGGTTCATATCTGCACCCCAGTCTGTGATTATCACACTATATCAGGCCCTGAATACAGCTCTTCAAACCAGTCATACTGTAAAGCTGACAGCCCTTTCTGCACCTGCAGATGTAACCATACCTGGGCTTCTCCAGGGATAGTCTAAGCCTAAGCTGAGCtcgccgggtgcagtgactcatgcctgtaatccccgcactttgggaggctgaggcgggtggatcacctgaggtcaggagttcaagaccagcctgatcaacatggagaaaccccatttctactaaaaatacaaaattagccaggcgtggtggcatgcacctgtaatcccaactacttgggaggctgaggcaggagaatcgcttgaacccaggaagtagaggttacagtgagccaagactgcgccatttgcactccagcctgggtgacacagcgagactccatctcaaaaaaaaaaaacaaagactagGCTGAGCTCTAGACAGAGACTATGGCTGTGACTCCGCACCAGGCCTGGGCTGGAATTGAGATTACTCCAAGTCCTCCAGAGGGGCCCTTGGAaagacctgtggtcccagcaacctTTTGTGCTTGTAAACTGTCCTACTGGGTCTTTCAGTGGCTTCCTTCTTCGGGACAAGAAAAAtgcccttctttcctctctccttcccaaaCAGCCTGACCTAGGGCTCTGCTGGAAACGTAAGGCCCGATTTAGCACCCTCCCTGTTTTCTCCCCAGGCCTTACCACCCTGTAGTTGCAACTTTAGCCCTGGAAAACAGAGGGGAAGCTGGTAAGTAGAAGCCCTGTTGGGTGTTAATAGGGATATAGAGTTCCTCCTTCCTAGATAAGGGGAGACAGCAGGAGTCCTGCTAGGTTACCTACCCAGGCGAAGGCCACACAGGTGTGGTACATAGGGGAGGAGGCTGGCACGAAGGTGCGGTAGCGGCAGAGCATCACCAGGCTGGCTAGGCCATTGAGAAAAGAGGCCACGGCAGATGCCGGTTCTTGAAAGAACAGGAACCGGGAGAAGGGCCACTGAAAAAGGAGCAGATGAAGGGGGTTTGAGGGGCAGGCAACCCTCAACTGGCCCAGTCCACCTATTCTTGACATGCTGCAGCAACAGGTCCTCAGCTGGGTCCTCAGCTCTGGAGTTTGACCAAAGCCTCAGGTTCAGTACCTCTTCAGACCAGTGAGCCCCCCTCCAGCGCCTGGTTAAGGGTTACACCCCCATCCTGGCCAGCAGGCACAGCACTGTAAGCCCTGATCTCTGGGAAGACCAGATGGGTCAGGGTAGATGACTCAGTATGGCCTGGTGGAAACAGCACAGAGTTGTCATCCAGAAGACACAGGTCCCAACCCCTCCTCTACCACTGAGCCTCAGCTCACTCTGTGAAAAACGGGGGCGAATACTTCCTGCCAACCTCAACAGGCCAGAATGAGATAATACTGGATTGAAAGATAccagcaggctgggcacagtggctcacacctgtaatcccagcactttgggaagccgaggcgggaggatcacaaggtcaggagattgagaccatcctggctaacacggtgacaccctgtctctactaaaaaaaaaaaaaaaatacaaaaaattagccgggcgtggtggcatgcgcgcctgtagtcccagctacttgggaggctgaggcaggagaattgtttgaacctgggaggtagaggttgcaatgagccaagattgtgccactgcactccagcctgggcgacagagggagactccgtctaaaaaaaaaaaaaaaaaaagaaagaaagaaaggtaccAGCAAACTGTGCCTCGCTGGACAAGCTGAAGCGTATTACTATGGATCCAGACCCCTACTGGAGAAGCAACAGGAAACATGCCACAGTAGGTAAGGGAATTTGTCCCTGCAGTAAGGTGGGCATCTCAACCACTCTAAGAGGCCCAGCACCACTCTCTGGGGAGACTCCAAAGCCTTCCAGATATTGCTACTCCAAATCCAGAGGCAGGACACATGGGTCCTATCCAATTCTATGGAAACCAGCAGATTTTGGGGAGAACAGGTACCCGCCTCAAACACACACCCATCACCCCACGCCTCAGACTGCTTGGACAGTGTGGTCCAACCAGGGGGTATCTTACTCCTACCACACTACTACCATATGCCTACCCTGACCCTCCAACTCACCTTGCCATGGAACTGAGGCACTTTGTGACCTTCCTGGAGGTAGAGACCAACGGTGACCCACATACACTCATACTTACAGTCGTCCCGACAGGTCCAGCCTGAAAACAGACAAATGTGGCCTGGTGAACTCCCCAGCACAGAGAGGAAAGACAGCATGAATGGGTCTAAGCTCAAATACAGGCCAAGAGGGCCTGTAGGTTGGAGAGAACCAGGAGAAATCTCAAAATTCTAGCTTCCCATTTGAATGAATGAGAGATGGGGAGACGTACACATAGGGGaaggtgtatatatgtatgcatattttagTGAGCAATTagagatatttgtcttttttttttctttttttttgagacggagtctcactctgctgcccaggctggagtgcagtggccggatctcagctcactgcaagctccacctcctgggtttacgccattctcctgcctcagcctcctgagtagctgggactacaggcgcccgccaccatgcctggctagtttttttgtattttttagtagagacggggtttcaccatgttagtgaggatggtctcgatctcctgaccttgtgatccacctgcctcggcctcccaaagtgttgggattacaggcttgagccacggcgcccggcgttttttgttttttttttgacacaaagttttgctcttgttgcccaggctggagtgcaatggtgcaatctcggttcactgcaacctccgccccctgggttcaagcgattctcctgcctcagcctcccgagtagctgggattacaggcatgcaccacaacacctggctaattttgtatttttagtagagatggggtttctccatgttggtcaggctggtcttgaactcccaacctctgcctgcctctgcctcccaaagtgctggaattacaggcacaagccaccgtgcctggctttttttttttttttttttttttttgagaccgggtctcactctttcatccaggctgcgGTACAGTGGggagatcatggctcaccacagccttgatccccttggctcaaatgatcctcccacctcagcctcccaagtagctgagaccacaatgtctggctaattcttttaacttttgtagagatggcatcttgtcatgttgcctaggctagtcttgaactccagggctcaaatgatctttctACCTTGGCAAACATTTCCTCTCCTTTTGCTCAAGTCCATCAAGATCCTGGCATCTGATGAACTCATCTATGGAAACCTGGGCTTATGTTTGTCCTTCCTGAATATAGGATTTGCTCTTACTCTCCTGGAAAGAGTTCTTGCTATCTTACCCCCTTCCTATGAAAATGAAGCTCAAATTCTTCAACCTGACTTTTGAGGCTCCAAATTGCCTTTTCAACCATATTGGTCACTACTCCTGTTCATGTACCCTGCTCCCTGAGTAAATAAAGCTCCTGGATGTGCCCACATCTGCCCAGGGCATCCATTCTCtctgttccctctgtctggaatgcaAAGTGGCATAATAGTAAAGAGGACAAGCTTGTGGTCAAACAGGCCAGAACTGGAAACTCCACTTTACCAcatactggctgtgtgaccttgggcagggcATTTAATCTCTCTAATCCCCATCTGTACAACTGGGATTAGAGAAACTATCTCAAAGGGTGTGATAAAAATTACCGGACATACTGTGACATCTGTCACACACTGAGTGCTCAATACGTTGGTTCTTTGCCCACTATGGTCCAAATTGAAAGTACCAGTCCAAAGTCCCTCCTTCACACAAAACGTTCCAAGATGATCCCTGCCCCCAACTCTTCAAAGCCAGAACCCACACCTTCCTATCCCAAACACTTCTTAATCTAAGAGTCTTTCAGGGGCTCAAATCATTCTCTGCCTTGCACTTGAGAAGGCTCATGTCCCCGTGGGGACTGTGAGTCCCAATGTGTGGGACCCTGGTCTGATTTCTGTGCCATTCCTAGACATTGTAGCctgaatgtatttaataaatacccttttgactgaataaataagtaaatgaaagcTTCTGGGAAAGTAAGAGAGGCTGGTAAGGCTCTCATCACCTTAGGGGCTTCACTCACATTCATTAGAGACCTCATGTGGAAACTAAGGTTCAGGGATTGCAGAGGCGTATTGGGGGCGCAGGGGGCGGGAGCAAGACAAATGGGCGGGGCTTACCGTGGGGGTGGGGCTTACCTGCTAGACTCATGTAGATTGGCTGGCGGGAGCGGAAGTGATTCAGAGCGCCCCCAGAGCAGTTCTGCTCTTCGCACTGCAGTACGCAATCGCGGTACACCGGCTCACGGTCGCCCTGGGAGCCGCTCGCCAGCGCCGCGGCCCCAGCTAGCAGGACCAACCGCGCCGCCCGACCGGCCATCCTTTCTCCCTGGCTCGCCGCCGGGGGAGGAGCTTAGGAGTATGTGAAGCTTCCACTTCCGGAGTAACCGGAAGTTCCTATGTTCTTTATTTTACTCTCGGTGACGTCCACCCAGTTTAAATTAAAGTTCCCGGATTTTTGTGGGCGCCTGCCCCGCCCCTCGTCCCCCTACTGTGTCCGTATATCGAGGCGACAGGGTTAAGGGTTAAGGGAAGGGGGACGCCTGATGGGTTAATGAGCAAactaaagtgttttcttttccagGATCTTTTTTGAGGTAGGGCTGTTTACTGTCACCAGCCCTGTCGGATTTTACTTCCTAAACGTACCTGTAACTAtccacttctctccatctcttctgGTACCACCCTGGTTAAAGATATCATGTGTCGCCAAGACAGCTGCAGTAGCCTCTTAACGGCTCTCCCTGCCTCTACTTTTGCCCCTTCCAACCTGAGctccattttgaaaaattaaaatttgcccgtatcacttttttttcttaaaattatttactgGCTCCCAGTTACCTTGGATAAAATACAATCTCCACAAGCCGTGCGTGATTTGGCCCCTGCCCACTAGTCTCCCTCACTCCCTTGCTCCAGACCTGCTTCAGAGGGTTATGTCCCTCAAGCTTCCTGACTACCTGGCCTGGTCTGAATCGCTcactcctcttttttcttctagtCGCAATTGAAGTACCACCTCCCGAGAGTGATTGCTTCCCCACGCGAGGTAGAACCTTTGCTATCCTGTTCACCACTCTACCTCCAGTGCTAGCACAGAATTTGGCTCATGGTAGGCGCTAAGTGCGTTTGTTTGTTCGTCTGTTTAATGAATGAACAGCATACATCAACATAAGAACTTGACAAATCCAGGGCTGTAAAATCATCAGTATGGTTCTACACTGAGATCGGAGAGATGTAATATTTCTAGGAAAATTAGGAGAACCCTGGGAACAGGACACTTGCTTTAGTGTCCTCTCCCCTCTCACCTCCcctgcattcccaccagcagcgaCCCACACCCAGTCTCAGAGAAGCCTTGTAGCTAAGGATCACCCTTTCTCCTCCCCCACTCTCCTCACCCCTTGTCAACTTTTCCTTTGTTGTCCTGGGGGTTGGAATGAGTAAGAAGTAGAGTGGGATTCCTTTCAGTCACTTAACAAACATTTCTGAGTCCTTAGCTCTAGCACCTTGCTAAGCAAGGCAAAATCTCCAGGAGGCACCATTCACATTGCATTATCTGTGAATGGTGCTCTGGGGAGCAGCATTCACATTGCATTTTCTGTGAATGGCAGTTCTTCCAGTTAAATATAACATGAATAGTGTCCCCTGGAGTTGACCACCCAACTGATACTGACTGAGAAgctgaaatgaataaaacaacCCTTAGCCCTCCAGGAGCTGACCGGAAATCCAGTGCTAATACTACTTTGCATCTTACAGATTAGTTCTttcacaatacttttttttttttttttttttcatttcattttgtcctTACTGTGACTCTGGGATGAGTCTTTTTATGAGGATCCTCATTTAAAGATGAGGACATTCAGGATTAAAGAGGATGAAATCCTGACAAAGTAGGGATTCTCCCCTTTAGAAAATTTGTACGTAAGgttgggggcggtggctcacgcctataatcccagcactttgggaggccgaggtggacggatcacctgaggttgggagtttgagaccagcctgaccaacatggagaaacctggtccctactaaaaatacaaaattagctgggcgtggtggcacatgcctgtaatcccagctactccggaggctgaggcaggagaattgcttgaacccgggaggcagaggttgcggtgagccgagatcgcgccattgcactccatcactgctaccttgacctcccagatgcaagtgatccttccacctcagcctcctgagtagctgggactgcagcatgcaccactatgtccggctaatttttttattttttgtagagacagggtctagatatgttgcctaggctgatctccaattcctgggctcaggtgatcttcccacctcaacctcccaaagtgctgggattacagacatgagccacgccACACGgccataaaatattaattttcgcAGCTTTCTTATATTTTAGAACTAACAATGGAAATTGTTGAGGTCTAAAGTGTTTCAGAGGTCCTTGAAAACCCATGCTTACATACCTGATGGAAAAAGCAATCCTAGATTAATGGTGGAAGGGGGAGTAGAGACTTCTGTCCTGTTGACTTCTTGGAAGATGGGGTATTGTCTCTCTGGGACAGCTCTTGAGAATTTCCCTGCCAGCACAGCCCCAGACAACAATGTCTAGAGAGTGATTACCTGGCCTGTCCTCTTCCCAACTTTCTAGCCTGGAGCCCCTAGTTCTTCCCTGAGCCTCCTTAGCTTATCCTTCTTCCTAACTTGTATTTGGcttcagatgtgagccacagtcAGAAaagtcattaattcattccttcaaCTCAGGCTTATTGAGTCCTACTGTGTATCAGCCATTGTACTCATggggggaagaaagagaaagacaaagcatATGTTATAGTATAGtgtgctggccaggcacggtgactcatgcctgtaatcccagcagtttgggagggcaaggcaggtggatcatctgaggtcaggagttcgagaccagcctgacccaacatggagaaaccccgtctctactaaaaatacaaaattagccaggtatggtggcacatgcctgtaatcccagctacttgggaggctgaggcaggagaatcacttgaatccgggaggtggaggttgtggagagcggagatcatgccattgcactccagcctgggcaacaagagcaaaactccgtctcaaaaaaaaaaaaaagtatagtgtGCTAAAGGCTGAATGGCAAGCTGACCATACTCTTAGAACAAAATTG encodes:
- the PGAP3 gene encoding GPI-specific phospholipase A2-like PGAP3 isoform X7, with the protein product MAGRAARLVLLAGAAALASGSQGDREPVYRDCVLQCEEQNCSGGALNHFRSRQPIYMSLAGWTCRDDCKYECMWVTVGLYLQEGHKVPQFHGKWPFSRFLFFQEPASAVASFLNGLASLVMLCRYRTFVPASSPMYHTCVAFAWLSGR
- the PGAP3 gene encoding GPI-specific phospholipase A2-like PGAP3 isoform X6; translation: MAGRAARLVLLAGAAALASGSQGDREPVYRDCVLQCEEQNCSGGALNHFRSRQPIYMSLAGWTCRDDCKYECMWVTVGLYLQEGHKVPQFHGKWPFSRFLFFQEPASAVASFLNGLASLVMLCRYRTFVPASSPMYHTCVAFAWKMDYFCASTVILHSIYLCCVSFLEDDSLYLLKESEAKFKLD
- the PGAP3 gene encoding GPI-specific phospholipase A2-like PGAP3 isoform X4 is translated as MAGRAARLVLLAGAAALASGSQGDREPVYRDCVLQCEEQNCSGGALNHFRSRQPIYMSLAGWTCRDDCKYECMWVTVGLYLQEGHKVPQFHGKWPFSRFLFFQEPASAVASFLNGLASLVMLCRYRTFVPASSPMYHTCVAFAWVSLNAWFWSTVFHTRDTDLTEKMDYFCASTVILHSIYLCCVRGCPCSSCLTSRRSSGSWTPTPSGTSAPSLSTSSFSAFWKMTACTC
- the PGAP3 gene encoding GPI-specific phospholipase A2-like PGAP3 isoform X5, which translates into the protein MAGRAARLVLLAGAAALASGSQGDREPVYRDCVLQCEEQNCSGGALNHFRSRQPIYMSLAGWTCRDDCKYECMWVTVGLYLQEGHKVPQFHGKWPFSRFLFFQEPASAVASFLNGLASLVMLCRYRTFVPASSPMYHTCVAFAWVSLNAWFWSTVFHTRDTDLTEKMDYFCASTVILHSIYLCCVSFLEDDSLYLLKESEAKFKLD